From Gottschalkiaceae bacterium SANA:
TGGGTATAGCAAAGATGAAAGGAAAGAGGGGAAATATGTCAAAACGATTGGTGTTGATTACAGGGACAACAAGCGGACTGGGGTTGGAGACTACCAAGCAACTTGCCAAACTGGATGTTCACTTGGTTTTAGCTGCAAGAAATGGGTCCTTGCTGAAAAACAAGCCGAAGCTATGAGGCAGGAGAGCGGGAATCAACATATCGAAGTGATGTATTTGGATTTAAAGCCTACTCCGCTTCAAAACTGGCACAGATTTGGATGACCATTTACTTGGCGGAGGAATTAAAACAGAATCATATTACCGTAAATGCGGTGCATCCGGGTCAGGTGGCAACAGGGATTTGGAAAGGCGACAGTTTCTTGATGAAACTGGTTGCACCCATTAATAAGAAGCGGTACGCGTCTCCAATGGATGCTTGTGCAACTTCGGTCTACTTGGCTAGTTCCAAACAGGTAGAAGGAATCACGGGGAAGTTGTTTGAAAAGGAAAATCAAGTGAAGATGAAAGCCTTGATGGCTTATACAGATAATTTGATCGAAATCAATAAGGTGAAAGTTATTGATGTGAAACAATGATAGGTGTAGATATAAAAAATCCCGAGATATGAAGTCTCGGGATTTTTTTTGCTTTTGTGCTATGGATTTATCGATTGTTTTTAAACAGTGTATGGGTACGTTGCAAGTTTAAAGCAGAAGTCGTCTAGTTGCTTGTTTGCTTCTGAATACTGATCCGCTTGTTCTGCTTCAACGATTTCGTTATATTGTTCTTCCAGAACGGGCATATCGCATGCGGGGATTTCTCTTTCCGGCATGGTGTTCAAATATGCTTCGAATTCCAAAGGTTGTGATTCAGTTATAACTGCAGGTGCAGTCTCTAATCCAAAGATTTGTGGGGCAGTCACCAGACAGATCATGATTGCTGCTAATACCAAAATAAGATTTTTTTTCATTTATATTTCCTCCTATTTAAAGAGCCAAGTTTATTGTGTTTTTTTCTTCAAGTGCAGTATACCCGATGAAATAGGAAAAATGTAAGTTGTTAAGGAAACTTAAAAATATAAAGCGTTTTCCTACGTATTTAATTTATAATGCAACAGGAAAACGTTTTTATAAACAAATGTGCAAACGTTTTGCATGATTGAGAAGAATCAAGTATGATAGGGAAGCAGAATATGTATAGGGGAGAATGGGAAATGAGACGATTTATTATTGATACGGATCCAGGGATTGACGATGCCTTTGCCATTGGGCTGATGATGCAATCGGATGTGGAAATTTTAGGAATTACAACGGTGTCTGGGAATAATGGGATTGATTCGGTGACGGTTAATGCCTTACGCCTGGTGAATTTTTTTGATCGACCCGAGATTAACGTGTATGAAGGTGCAGGTAAACCGATTTTGCGGAAATCGGGGACATCTGACGGCTGTCATGGAACGGATGGCATGGGCGGTACCTATTTGCCTGTGGGAGATGCCAAGGTTGATCAGAAAGGCGCGGTAGATTATTTGGTCGAGACCCTTAGGGCTTCGGATGGAGAAATAGAAATTTTGGCATTGGGTCCCTTGACCAATCTGGCGCTTGCCATTCAAAAGGCGCCGGAGGCTATGGAAAAGATAAAAATGATTCATTCCATGGGGGGCGGTGTGAACCACGGCAACATTACACCCTTTGCGGAATTTAATTATTGGGTGGATCCGGAAGCGACACAAGTCGTATTCGACTTTGGCATTCCTATACGTATGGTGGGATTGAATGTAACGGAGCAATGCATTATTTCCCCGGAAGAATTTGAGCTTTTAAATGAGAAGGGCGATCGAATTTCTGAACTCTATTATAAGATGCAACAGCATTATTCGGATCACTATAAGAAGAGAAATGGAATCGATGGAGCTATCATCCATGATCTTGTAACAGCGGCAGCGATCTTTGACGAGTCTATCGTTACATTTGAAAGGCAGGATGTGCGAGTGGAAACAGAAGGCGAGAAGCGTGGAGCAACCCTGATAGAGCCGGGGAATGGGAAACCGGTGGAGCTTGGTATAGGTGTGGATGTAGAGAAATATAAAGCTTATGTGTTTGAGCATTTATTTGGAATCAGTGAAGCGGAGCTCAAAGAACTTTTATAAAGTAAGAAAACAGCATGTGAGATTTCCTCACATGCTGTTTTCGCTTTTTCATTTACTTATGGTAAACGATGAAACTATCGGAATGAAGGTGGAGCAGTTCTTGGTGCTGTTAGGTAAATGACATCACTGCCTGTGAAGGCAACGCCATCGAGATCTCTACCGATAATCGTCAGTTCCATGATGCATTCAAGATCAGGTTCAATCAACGAAAGCACATCTTCCATAGAGAACATTAAGATAAGGTCGCAATACCCATCACCTTGATGTGGTCCATGGCTTGGAGACATATCCATATAAGCCCAACGCAGTGGTTCGATTTCCATATCTTTTCCATTCATGGTTAATCGAATCGTTGGTTCATCGATACATTTAACGTTAAATTCTTCACTTCCAAGAATGGATATATCAAGCATACCCATCGGTTTTGGACAGACAACATTCTTGATGGTACCTGGTCGAATGTCGATGTCAATTTCGGTTACGACTGGAGGTGGTGAAACCTTTTGAAGGGTTAGCAGCGCCCAGGTGGTTGATAGGATTGAGTTGGTTTCATAATCATATCTAGTTTGTGGCCAAGAGTTATTAGCCAGTTGTTCATCCAAGAGCACGTCGGACACCTCGTCAAACCAATCAACTGGATTGCCGTCGACAGTCAGGATGTCAATCCCATAGGATTCAAGACCTTTCATCATTGTGAAAGTAGCTTGATAGTTTGATGGACTACCTCTCCACCCAGGATCTTGGTTAGCTACATTCCAATAATCTTCGATGAAGCCAATGGCTGCCTCGACTCTTGGATCATTCGGTGCGTATCCAAGGTAGGCCATTTGTTGCAACAGGTTCCCGGTTTTTAATATGTTGTACCAAGACCCTGGACCTATATATCCTGATCCGCCGTTCGCATCATTTTGGATGTAATTAACCCAGAGATCCAATTCCTCTTTGACAAACGTTGGAACAGTACAGTTGAACCCATAATCGGAATGCTCAGCGAAAGCCAGCCCCATTACAACGTATCCTGAAATGGAGTTGTCGCTTCTGCTCGAATTATTATTCAGAGCAGTGTAGGTCCATCCGCCTCTAAATTTGCTAGTGGGATCGGTTTGACCATATGCAAGGTAGTCAACAACGTCTTGTGCGACGTCGCCGTAGGTTTCTCCCGTAAGTGGTCCAGTGACAACGAGACGATCTGGAGTGCTTGAGGCAATAATTGCCATCAGGGCAATGCTGGTTGTGTAGGTTTCATAGCCACCGAGTGCAAAAACAACCCCATTGCCGTTTCCGTTGGAATCTGGATCCCCAGCAGTCTGCAGTCCGATAGGGGTGCTTACAGCATGTGCAAATAAGTAGTCGAGACCATTTTCGACATTTTCTTTAAATGGATAGTCAACATGAAACGGTGTGCCAAATTCTGGATCATTCAAGGCATGGGTTTCAAATTTCAGCAGTGCAAGACCGGTTCGGGCAATATCATCGCCCCAGGAACCATTTTCATGTTGCGAATCGGCCAGCCATTCCATACCGAGGTAGGTTTGTTCTGCGATCACTTCTGGTGTTGCAGCAAAAGCAGCACCTGTAAACGCTAGTGAAATCATGATCAATAGCGCTACAATTTTTCTAAAAGCTTTCATTGTTTCCTCCTTTAGATTTTTTTGAGGTTAGGTTGCAGTGAAATGTTTTTCTATGAATCATCTCCTTTTGGTGTAGTTTTCTGTGCGATCATTGTGTTTAGCAAGTTTCTACAAAACACAAAAAGACTCCCATGGAAGTGGAAGTCAGCATTCTTAACACCATAACTAATCGTTATCCGCAAACTGCGTACAACGATTTTTCATAAGGGTATTCGCTTCAAGAATGATAAACTGACAAAAAAATGCCAGATGAGTTGACTTCCTTGCTTCCTCTTTGATGTTCGTCCGCTATATGTATACCCGACAAAAAATGAAAACGGTATCTGAATCAATTATTTAAGTAAATAAAATACGAAATAAACCCATATTTTTCAATAATAATTACCGTATGCAGTAAAACACACACTTTGTTTACATACGTTTTGTGGTAATTGTATAGAAACGCGAGCGAGTTAACTTGAACAATGGAAATATGAATGTCTGAATTTGTAAGAAGTAGTCTTTTTCATGAAAATACGTTTAAGATGCAAAAAAAGTAGAAACTTATTAGTCGCTACTTTTTTTTACGTTCATATGAGATTGTTTTGTCGTTCCTTTTTATTTCCTTCATTTGATTTTTTTCGAGGATCTTGCGGGAAGGTTGATTGACCAGCAGACATGTGGCACGAATGCTCTTAACTTCCGGCTGTTGAAGTGCCCATTGTATCAAGGCCTGGAGGGCTTCTGAGCCAAAGCCTTGGCTCTGTTTGGACTCGACCAACCCATAACCAATCTCCACGGTACCCGAACTGTCAGGGGGGCCTTGGAAGCCGATGTCGCCTATAACGGTCTGGGTGTCGCGTTTGACAATCATCCAGATCTCGAAGCCGCTGGGGTGTTCCTGCGATTCAAGGATCTGATCCGCAACGGGCAGGATATCCAGGGTGTCTTTTCTTGGCCAATGGGGATCTTTTTCTATGCTAGTTCCCAGATGCGGGATTTCTTCTCCAATAATTACTGATCGAACCTGCTCGTGGCTCATGGGAATTAATAGGAGTCTTTTTGTGGTTAAGGGTTCTACATACATCATTTCACTTCCTTTTTCGACCTATTCTTTTTGTACCCAAATTAGGTCGAAACCGGAGTCTGAATCTAAAATCGGAAAAGAAAAGTGATGAAAAGTAGGTTGACTAGAAGGAGAGCGGGAACTCCGTATTTGAAGCGTGGTTTCTTTGTTTTATGATGAAATACTTTCATTCCAGAAAAGAGGCCGATGGCGCCGCCAAGGAATCCGAGAAGAAAAAGGCTTCCTTCAGGAATTCGCCATTGATTTTTAATTGCTTTTCGCTTGTCAATGCCCATGGCGAAAAAGCTTAAAAGATTGAGGAGTATGATATAGCTGATAATCAATTGTGTAAGTGGTTTCATGGCTTGTCCTTTTGTTTTCTTTTAGTATATCAAGAAAAGGATGAAGGCATTCGCTTGACGTGCCTTTTTTTTTGAATTTGTGATAAAATGGAAAGCAGAGAATACGAGGAGGAATTGACATGAATCGCTTGGACAGAGTAGTAGATCGTAAAGGGACAAATTCAGTAAAACTTACACATATGAAGAAACATTTTGGACGTGAAGATGTGATCCCCATGTGGGTTGCAGATATGGATTTTGAGTGCTCCGATGCCATGAAGGCTGCGGCTCATTTGGTTGCGGACTGGAATCTTTACGGGTATGCAGACCGAGAAACAGACTATTTCGAAGCGGTGCAGTCATGGCTTGATCGTCGATTCGATTGGAAGGTTAAAGCGGAGTGGATTGCCCATTCACCAGGCTGTGTGACTGCAATCTCCATTGCGATTCATGAGTTTACAAAAGAGGGAGACGGAATCATTATTCAAGAGCCAGTGTATTATCCATTTCGCATGCAGGTAGAGATGAATAATCGGAAATTGTTGAACAATGTTTTGCTTGAAAATGAGGGTCATTATGAGATTGATTTCGAGGATCTTCGGGTAAAGGCGAAAGAAGCGAAGATGATGATTTTCTGTTCGCCTCACAATCCGGTTGGTCGTGTTTGGACGGCAGAGGAATTGACCAAGGTGCAAACCATTTGTTTGGAAGAAGATGTCTTGATGGTTTCGGATGAAATCCATTTCGATTTGGTTCGACCGGGCATGACTCATACCATTGCGGCAACCTTAAGTGAGGCGTTCGCTAATAATACAATTACACTTACGGCACCATCAAAGTCATTTAATATGGCGGGCCAGCAAATTTCAAATATCATTATTTCGAATCCAGAATTAATGAAGCGATATGAAATCCAACGAGAAACCATGGGCATCCACAAGCCCAACAACTTGGGGATTCAACTAGCAAAAGCGGCATACAATGACAGTGAAGCTTGGTTGGACCAAGTCATTTCCTATATCTTTGAAAATTTTACGTTCGTTAAGAATTTTGTGGATGAGCGTTTGCCTGGTGTGGAGTTCCAAATCCCTGAGGGAACTTATCTGGGATGGCTTGATTTTCGAGCGTGGAATTTTAGTGATGCAAAGCTACAGGATTTTGTATACAACAAGGCCAAGGTAGGCATCAATCCAGGGTATAAATTTGGTAAGGGAGGAAGCGGGTATATGAGAATCAATGTCGCGACTTCTCGAGAAACGCTGCGCAAGGCAATGGAGCAAATCGAAGCAGCTTATCAAGAAATGGAGGCGTAATCATGAACAAAGATCCAAAAGATCGGAAAGATTTAGAAGGCGATGTACTTCCATTAAATGAAGCTATAGAAGTGGA
This genomic window contains:
- a CDS encoding nucleoside hydrolase is translated as MRRFIIDTDPGIDDAFAIGLMMQSDVEILGITTVSGNNGIDSVTVNALRLVNFFDRPEINVYEGAGKPILRKSGTSDGCHGTDGMGGTYLPVGDAKVDQKGAVDYLVETLRASDGEIEILALGPLTNLALAIQKAPEAMEKIKMIHSMGGGVNHGNITPFAEFNYWVDPEATQVVFDFGIPIRMVGLNVTEQCIISPEEFELLNEKGDRISELYYKMQQHYSDHYKKRNGIDGAIIHDLVTAAAIFDESIVTFERQDVRVETEGEKRGATLIEPGNGKPVELGIGVDVEKYKAYVFEHLFGISEAELKELL
- a CDS encoding GNAT family protein, with protein sequence MYVEPLTTKRLLLIPMSHEQVRSVIIGEEIPHLGTSIEKDPHWPRKDTLDILPVADQILESQEHPSGFEIWMIVKRDTQTVIGDIGFQGPPDSSGTVEIGYGLVESKQSQGFGSEALQALIQWALQQPEVKSIRATCLLVNQPSRKILEKNQMKEIKRNDKTISYERKKK
- a CDS encoding pyridoxal phosphate-dependent aminotransferase, which translates into the protein MNRLDRVVDRKGTNSVKLTHMKKHFGREDVIPMWVADMDFECSDAMKAAAHLVADWNLYGYADRETDYFEAVQSWLDRRFDWKVKAEWIAHSPGCVTAISIAIHEFTKEGDGIIIQEPVYYPFRMQVEMNNRKLLNNVLLENEGHYEIDFEDLRVKAKEAKMMIFCSPHNPVGRVWTAEELTKVQTICLEEDVLMVSDEIHFDLVRPGMTHTIAATLSEAFANNTITLTAPSKSFNMAGQQISNIIISNPELMKRYEIQRETMGIHKPNNLGIQLAKAAYNDSEAWLDQVISYIFENFTFVKNFVDERLPGVEFQIPEGTYLGWLDFRAWNFSDAKLQDFVYNKAKVGINPGYKFGKGGSGYMRINVATSRETLRKAMEQIEAAYQEMEA